Proteins from one candidate division KSB1 bacterium genomic window:
- a CDS encoding DUF1854 domain-containing protein: MTDVLAPTAVPAATPAPAITGRQLALRRREDGRLVVLQPEAGGKTTEVPVQLAYCFPWSHPRQFISLRDDQGRELLLLESLQEVEAHVRHLLEEELAARNFLVRVLAIKAVSDHTELFHWQVVTTAGERSFLTRRHERPRRLATGEVLIKDVYNDLYLIARADDLDAKSLRLLWVYLD; encoded by the coding sequence ATGACCGACGTACTCGCGCCAACAGCCGTGCCCGCCGCCACACCCGCGCCGGCAATCACCGGGCGGCAACTGGCGCTGCGCCGCCGCGAGGACGGCCGGCTGGTCGTTCTACAGCCGGAGGCCGGCGGCAAAACCACCGAAGTCCCGGTGCAGCTCGCGTACTGTTTTCCGTGGAGCCATCCCCGGCAGTTTATAAGCCTGCGTGACGACCAAGGCCGCGAGCTGCTGCTGCTGGAATCCCTGCAGGAAGTCGAAGCCCACGTGCGCCATTTGCTCGAGGAGGAGCTGGCGGCGCGCAATTTCCTGGTGCGCGTGCTCGCCATCAAGGCGGTCAGTGACCATACCGAGCTGTTTCACTGGCAGGTGGTCACCACCGCCGGTGAGCGCAGCTTCTTGACACGGCGGCATGAGCGGCCGCGGCGTCTGGCAACCGGCGAGGTTCTGATCAAAGATGTATACAATGACCTTTACCTCATCGCCCGTGCCGATGATCTCGATGCCAAAAGCCTGCGGCTGCTGTGGGTTTATTTGGATTGA
- a CDS encoding ATP-binding protein: MTSHADLRILLLEDDPDHAQLLSHCLRQAFEARIIHHSAALPALAELEKSDFDLLLLDYYLPDLDGLEVLRRCRITHPDLPVLMITGQGDERIAVEAMKAGAFDYLVKGRDYLAILPLAVRRTLEKAALQRRLGETESRYQRLVQNALVGIFQATPAGRLLMVNDAFVRILGYDQPGELLQANLPHDLFLNPADFATLCGRLAGQDEIRDEMHTYRRKDGTPIVLRESMRAVRGAAGELLHFEGIVQDITRQQRAEAEIRRLANFPKLSPHLILELNEWGGVQYFNPATAAFLQQQNKTAEEIYTILPDDLAAICRELLAPVPSRRIIQREVSVAGRIIQYALHSIPEERVVHVHGLDITEQRHLELQLQQARQMESIGRLAGGIAHDFNNLLMGIIGYASLMKDELPVDDRHYADVCEIETAAQRASEITRQLLLYSRRAVGQLIEVDVNELIESVLETVRRNLPAGVPVQTVFAAGLPKLRLDPMLFHQVMKSLLENAAEAMAYRGEITVRTYASDHQEPDVLTQLTARPGNFVVVAIRDTGTGIAPENLPLIFEPFFSTKAVGKGSGLGLPTAYGIVRSHGGVIHVESEPGRGTEFRIYFPAAEEGGH; encoded by the coding sequence ATGACCAGCCACGCCGATTTGCGAATTCTACTGCTCGAGGATGATCCGGATCACGCGCAATTGCTGAGTCATTGCCTGCGCCAAGCCTTCGAAGCCCGCATCATTCATCACTCCGCCGCGCTGCCGGCGCTCGCCGAATTGGAGAAGAGCGACTTCGATTTGCTGCTGCTGGATTATTATCTGCCCGACCTCGACGGGCTGGAGGTGTTGCGGCGCTGCCGCATCACGCACCCTGACCTGCCCGTCCTGATGATCACCGGCCAGGGCGATGAACGGATTGCGGTCGAGGCCATGAAGGCGGGCGCTTTTGACTACCTCGTCAAAGGCAGGGACTATCTGGCCATTCTGCCGCTGGCGGTGCGGCGCACCCTGGAAAAGGCCGCATTGCAGCGCCGGCTTGGCGAAACCGAATCGCGCTACCAGCGCCTGGTGCAAAACGCGCTGGTGGGAATTTTCCAGGCCACGCCTGCCGGCCGCCTGTTGATGGTCAATGATGCTTTCGTCCGCATTTTGGGCTATGACCAGCCCGGGGAATTATTGCAGGCCAATCTGCCGCACGATCTTTTTCTGAACCCGGCGGATTTCGCGACCTTGTGCGGGCGGCTGGCCGGCCAGGATGAAATCCGCGACGAGATGCACACCTATCGCCGGAAAGACGGCACGCCCATTGTCCTGCGCGAAAGCATGCGTGCCGTGCGCGGCGCCGCCGGTGAGCTGCTGCATTTTGAGGGCATTGTCCAGGACATCACCCGGCAGCAGCGCGCGGAAGCGGAGATCCGCCGGCTGGCGAATTTTCCCAAACTCAGCCCGCATTTGATCCTGGAGCTCAACGAATGGGGCGGAGTGCAGTATTTCAACCCCGCGACCGCCGCCTTTCTGCAACAGCAAAACAAAACGGCGGAGGAGATTTATACCATTTTGCCGGACGATCTCGCCGCCATCTGTCGCGAGTTGCTGGCGCCCGTGCCGTCACGGCGGATCATCCAACGGGAAGTGAGCGTGGCCGGCCGGATCATCCAGTATGCGCTGCACTCCATTCCGGAGGAGCGGGTGGTGCATGTGCACGGTCTGGACATCACCGAGCAGCGCCACCTCGAGCTGCAACTGCAGCAGGCCCGTCAGATGGAAAGCATTGGCCGGCTGGCGGGCGGCATCGCGCATGACTTCAACAACCTGCTCATGGGCATCATCGGTTATGCCTCGCTGATGAAAGACGAGCTGCCCGTCGATGACCGCCACTATGCCGATGTCTGCGAGATCGAAACCGCCGCGCAACGCGCCTCGGAAATCACGCGCCAGTTGCTGCTCTACAGCCGCCGGGCGGTGGGACAATTGATCGAGGTGGACGTCAATGAATTGATCGAATCGGTGCTGGAGACTGTTCGCCGCAACCTGCCCGCCGGCGTGCCCGTGCAAACCGTGTTTGCCGCCGGCCTGCCCAAACTCCGGCTCGATCCCATGCTGTTTCACCAGGTGATGAAAAGTCTGCTGGAAAACGCGGCGGAGGCGATGGCGTATCGCGGCGAGATCACAGTCCGCACGTATGCCAGCGACCATCAGGAGCCGGACGTCCTGACGCAATTAACCGCGCGGCCGGGAAACTTTGTGGTGGTGGCGATCCGCGACACGGGCACCGGCATCGCCCCGGAAAATCTGCCACTCATCTTTGAACCATTCTTCAGCACCAAGGCAGTGGGAAAGGGCTCCGGTCTGGGATTGCCGACGGCCTATGGCATCGTGCGATCCCACGGCGGGGTCATCCACGTGGAAAGTGAACCCGGCAGGGGAACGGAATTTCGGATTTATTTTCCAGCCGCGGAAGAGGGCGGCCATTGA
- a CDS encoding peptidoglycan-binding protein, which yields MATYSRPLRYQTPLLHGDDVLALQQRLLELGYVSVGTPDGYFGAMTDAAVRSYQRTHGLVVDGVVGPRSWAALFHPTPAPAVLANLKTLVATLKRPHRYRDSVTWRLSSSGILIGNSSTPERFSSAPHPVMRRVWQSYRVPVEDWAATLGVPVELILATICTETRGDANAVRLEPGYISDEQTPDRVSPGLMQTLISTARQTLGDDTIDRAWLLQPANSILAGTSYIAQQVGITSFDPPKVACAYNAGNIYYNGSKYNRWKMRQYPLNSSEHADRFVRWFNECFAMFAHDRLRPATSFFILLQG from the coding sequence ATGGCGACCTACAGCCGTCCGTTGCGCTATCAAACCCCGTTGCTTCATGGCGATGACGTGCTCGCCCTGCAACAACGCCTGTTGGAGTTGGGTTATGTCTCGGTGGGAACTCCCGACGGCTATTTTGGCGCAATGACGGATGCGGCGGTGCGGAGCTATCAACGCACCCACGGCCTGGTGGTGGATGGCGTGGTGGGGCCGCGCTCCTGGGCGGCGCTGTTCCATCCCACTCCCGCACCCGCGGTGCTGGCCAACCTCAAGACACTGGTGGCGACGCTCAAGAGACCGCATCGTTACCGCGACAGTGTTACCTGGCGGCTGAGCAGCAGCGGCATTTTGATCGGCAACAGCTCCACCCCCGAGCGCTTCAGCAGCGCACCGCATCCGGTGATGCGGCGGGTATGGCAGAGCTATCGCGTGCCGGTGGAAGACTGGGCCGCCACCCTGGGGGTGCCGGTGGAGCTGATTTTGGCGACGATTTGCACCGAGACGCGCGGCGACGCCAATGCCGTGCGCCTCGAGCCCGGTTATATTTCCGACGAACAGACTCCCGATCGCGTCTCGCCCGGCTTGATGCAGACGCTGATTTCCACGGCGCGGCAAACCCTGGGGGATGACACCATTGATCGTGCCTGGCTGTTGCAGCCGGCCAATTCCATTCTTGCGGGCACGAGTTACATCGCGCAGCAGGTGGGAATAACCAGCTTTGATCCGCCCAAGGTGGCGTGTGCCTACAACGCCGGCAATATTTATTACAATGGCAGCAAGTACAACCGCTGGAAAATGCGGCAATATCCCCTCAACAGCTCGGAGCATGCCGATCGTTTTGTGCGCTGGTTCAATGAATGTTTTGCCATGTTTGCGCACGACCGGCTGCGGCCGGCGACCAGCTTTTTTATCCTGCTGCAGGGATGA
- a CDS encoding ABC transporter ATP-binding protein/permease codes for MTQNLLQKYFHQPDALPAAVSKLAGQYLAGEKVQAYAMCDLDRHMRFTERWLILGEIHLATVEPDGEWRNGSTEWRVSKLPLADVEKWEWLEGLSSSRLNLIHRDGRLLVSLQFTRRQSRAMSNLQFLAEQTRERLRAAATPAESVAEIDGAEEYRDAMLQAVREAKATLAVPRMGVMMRLLSYLRPHWRNVALGLTLATLLTGLNLLPPYLTGALIDRIIRPAESGAIADPWFWLWVVIGALAFVWAGGEFLSYLRLRLMALTGEKIAAQLRGQIYAHMQKLSLAFFSARSTGSLITRVSSDTDRLWDFITFGIIEIVVAVLQIIGVAMALLLMDWSLALLVLIPLPLMTWLLYRHSQRIQILFLRIWRKWSAMTGVLSDVIPGIRVVKAFAQERHEIHRFEEKNRALEREADNLHETWTRFWPKMVMLMHTCSLIVWSVGAPRVLRHVLSHGAAGMPLGVFIAFTGYMWMFWEPVRHLGIMSRTLNRATSSASRVFEVLDTTPTIISKPDAIRREPLDGRVTFENVTFNYDGIRNVLQGVSFEVQPGEMIGLAGPSGSGKSTLVNLICRFYDVKSGAVKIDGIDVRDLELSSLRRQIGMVLQEPYLFRGSIAENIAYGSQNASLHDIINAARIANAHEFICGLPDGYDTMIGERGLTLSGGERQRISIARAILHNPRILILDEATSSVDTETEKKIQEALQRLVAGRTTFAIAHRLSTLSAADRLFIMENGKLVEQGTHAELLAKPDGVYAKLHRTQMELQALIAV; via the coding sequence ATGACGCAAAATTTGCTACAAAAATATTTTCATCAACCGGACGCCCTGCCGGCCGCGGTGAGCAAACTGGCCGGACAATATCTCGCGGGCGAGAAAGTGCAGGCCTATGCCATGTGCGATCTCGACCGGCACATGCGTTTCACCGAACGCTGGCTGATTTTGGGAGAGATCCATCTGGCGACGGTGGAGCCTGACGGAGAGTGGCGCAACGGCAGCACGGAGTGGCGCGTGAGCAAGCTGCCGCTGGCCGACGTCGAAAAATGGGAATGGCTGGAGGGTTTGTCGAGCAGCCGCTTGAACCTGATTCATCGTGATGGCAGGCTGCTCGTTTCCCTGCAGTTCACCCGGCGGCAAAGCCGCGCGATGAGCAATCTGCAGTTTCTCGCGGAACAAACCCGCGAGCGGTTGCGCGCTGCGGCAACGCCTGCGGAGAGTGTGGCCGAGATCGATGGTGCCGAAGAATACCGCGATGCCATGCTGCAAGCGGTGCGGGAGGCGAAAGCAACGCTGGCGGTGCCGCGGATGGGGGTCATGATGCGGCTGTTGTCCTATCTGCGTCCGCACTGGCGCAATGTCGCGCTCGGCTTGACCCTGGCCACCCTGCTGACCGGGCTCAATCTGCTGCCGCCCTACCTCACCGGCGCCCTGATCGACAGGATCATTCGCCCGGCGGAAAGCGGCGCGATTGCCGATCCCTGGTTCTGGTTGTGGGTGGTGATCGGCGCGCTCGCCTTTGTCTGGGCGGGCGGCGAGTTTTTATCGTATCTGCGCCTGCGCCTCATGGCGCTCACCGGCGAGAAGATCGCGGCGCAATTGCGCGGGCAAATCTACGCGCATATGCAGAAACTCAGCCTGGCGTTTTTCTCGGCACGCTCCACCGGTTCGCTCATCACCCGGGTCAGTTCGGACACCGACCGGCTGTGGGATTTCATCACGTTCGGCATCATCGAAATCGTCGTGGCGGTGCTGCAGATCATCGGCGTCGCCATGGCGCTGCTGTTGATGGACTGGTCGCTGGCCCTGCTGGTGCTGATCCCGCTGCCGCTGATGACCTGGCTGTTGTACCGTCACAGCCAGCGGATTCAAATCCTGTTCCTGCGCATCTGGCGCAAATGGTCGGCGATGACCGGCGTGCTGTCCGATGTCATTCCCGGCATTCGCGTCGTCAAGGCGTTTGCCCAGGAGCGCCATGAGATTCATCGCTTCGAGGAGAAGAACCGGGCGCTGGAGCGCGAAGCCGACAACCTGCATGAGACCTGGACGCGCTTCTGGCCCAAAATGGTGATGCTCATGCACACCTGCAGCCTGATCGTGTGGTCGGTCGGTGCGCCGCGGGTGTTGCGCCATGTTCTCAGCCACGGTGCGGCGGGCATGCCGCTCGGCGTCTTCATTGCCTTCACCGGCTACATGTGGATGTTTTGGGAGCCGGTGCGCCATCTCGGCATAATGAGCCGCACGCTCAACCGCGCCACCTCCTCGGCCTCCCGCGTGTTCGAAGTGCTGGACACCACACCCACCATCATTTCCAAGCCGGATGCCATTCGCCGGGAGCCGCTCGACGGGCGGGTGACCTTCGAGAACGTCACGTTCAACTATGACGGCATCCGCAACGTGTTGCAGGGGGTCTCTTTCGAAGTGCAGCCGGGTGAGATGATCGGCCTGGCCGGGCCCTCGGGCAGCGGCAAGAGCACGCTGGTGAATCTCATTTGCCGCTTCTATGATGTCAAAAGCGGTGCGGTGAAGATCGACGGCATCGATGTGCGCGATCTCGAACTGAGCAGTCTGCGGCGGCAGATCGGCATGGTGCTGCAGGAGCCCTACCTGTTCCGCGGCAGCATCGCCGAGAACATCGCCTATGGCTCGCAAAACGCGTCGTTGCACGACATCATCAACGCGGCGCGCATCGCCAACGCGCATGAGTTCATCTGTGGTCTGCCGGATGGCTACGATACCATGATCGGCGAGCGCGGCCTGACACTTTCCGGCGGCGAACGCCAGCGCATCAGCATCGCCCGCGCCATCCTGCACAACCCGCGCATCCTGATTCTCGATGAAGCCACCAGCTCGGTGGACACCGAGACCGAGAAGAAAATTCAAGAAGCGCTGCAACGCCTGGTGGCGGGGCGCACCACTTTTGCCATCGCCCATCGCCTCTCGACCCTGAGCGCGGCAGACCGGCTCTTCATCATGGAAAATGGCAAACTGGTCGAGCAGGGCACGCATGCGGAATTGCTGGCCAAACCCGACGGTGTCTACGCCAAACTGCATCGCACGCAGATGGAGTTGCAGGCCCTGATCGCCGTGTGA
- a CDS encoding transposase domain-containing protein, with protein RKNYLFAGSHEGAKRAAMIYTLVATAKLHQVEPLAYLRDILSRLPDHPITQIAALLPQNWRTPTS; from the coding sequence CGCAAGAATTATCTCTTTGCCGGCTCGCATGAAGGCGCCAAACGCGCCGCGATGATTTACACCCTGGTGGCCACCGCCAAGCTGCATCAGGTGGAACCCCTGGCTTATCTGCGCGATATTCTCAGCCGCCTGCCCGACCATCCCATCACCCAGATCGCCGCGCTGCTTCCGCAAAACTGGCGCACGCCGACTTCTTGA
- a CDS encoding prolyl oligopeptidase family serine peptidase: protein MTSWRMLTMMLLGSTSLTCAQDRQTGFLHRTLTIDGRDYCYQIFVPTAFTPARQWPVILFLHGAGERGTDCEQHTQVGIGPAIRRQLAAFSALVVLPQCRPDSVWIGAMEELALAALDKTLQEFNGDARRVYLTGLSMGGYGTWYLASRHPEKFAALAPVCGGIIPPPGRLLPLHARNLIPADRPYETIARKIGKTPVWIFHGEADPVIPVAESRAMTAALQALGGRVRYTEYPGVGHNAWDQAYADTAFWSWLFAQTRAN from the coding sequence ATGACCTCCTGGCGAATGTTGACCATGATGCTTCTCGGCAGCACCTCTCTCACTTGCGCACAAGACAGGCAAACCGGTTTTCTCCACCGCACCCTCACCATCGACGGCCGGGACTATTGTTATCAAATTTTCGTGCCAACGGCATTCACGCCCGCGCGCCAATGGCCGGTGATTCTCTTTCTGCACGGCGCCGGCGAGCGCGGCACGGATTGCGAGCAACACACGCAGGTGGGAATCGGCCCGGCCATCCGCCGCCAGCTTGCGGCTTTCTCCGCACTCGTGGTCCTGCCCCAATGCCGGCCGGATTCGGTCTGGATCGGCGCCATGGAGGAACTGGCGCTCGCCGCCCTGGACAAAACCCTGCAGGAGTTCAATGGCGATGCCCGGCGCGTTTATTTGACCGGCCTGTCGATGGGCGGCTATGGCACCTGGTATCTCGCCTCCCGCCATCCGGAAAAATTTGCCGCGCTGGCACCGGTGTGCGGCGGCATTATTCCGCCGCCCGGCCGCCTGCTGCCGCTGCATGCCCGCAATCTCATCCCCGCAGACAGGCCGTATGAGACCATCGCACGCAAAATCGGCAAAACCCCGGTGTGGATTTTTCATGGCGAAGCTGATCCGGTGATCCCTGTTGCGGAATCGCGTGCGATGACTGCCGCGCTGCAAGCGCTGGGCGGTCGCGTGCGATACACCGAATATCCCGGCGTCGGCCACAACGCCTGGGACCAGGCCTACGCCGACACGGCATTCTGGAGCTGGCTGTTTGCACAAACGCGCGCCAACTGA
- a CDS encoding NUDIX domain-containing protein — translation MSDHTWYQRPPHVPEHDSAGGVVVRIEDNCIYFACIGEPGLSGHVLPKGRVDPGETFEQAARREIAEEAGQTRLTLLDFLGTHERLDDDKRSWKRIHYFLFVTDQSNGRPTDPLHEGEVKWFPLDELPEMLWPEQRQLMEENRERIVTWNQAFLLS, via the coding sequence ATGAGTGACCACACCTGGTACCAACGCCCGCCGCATGTGCCGGAGCATGATTCTGCCGGCGGCGTGGTCGTGCGAATTGAAGACAATTGCATCTACTTCGCGTGTATCGGAGAACCAGGCCTCTCCGGTCACGTTTTGCCCAAAGGCCGGGTGGACCCAGGTGAAACCTTTGAACAAGCCGCACGCCGCGAGATCGCAGAGGAAGCCGGGCAGACGCGGCTCACCCTGCTCGATTTCCTGGGTACGCACGAACGCCTGGACGATGACAAACGCTCCTGGAAAAGGATTCATTATTTCTTGTTTGTCACCGATCAAAGCAACGGCCGGCCCACTGATCCGCTGCACGAAGGTGAAGTGAAGTGGTTTCCGCTCGACGAACTGCCGGAGATGCTCTGGCCGGAGCAGAGGCAACTGATGGAAGAAAATCGCGAGCGCATTGTTACATGGAATCAGGCTTTCCTCTTGTCCTGA